The genomic DNA CAGATGGTCTGCCAGCTCCGGGTTCCGGGCCAGGCACGGTCCGTGCAGGTAGGTCGCGACCACGCTGCCCTGCACGACGCCGTCGTATCCGGAGCCCGCACGGTTGCCGGCCCCCTTCTCGACACGCGCCAATGGCTTGGCCAGCGGGCCGAGATCGGTTCCACCACGGTGGTTTTCGAAGCCCGTGAGCTTCTGGGTGAGGCCCTCGATCACGGGTGTCGACGTCACCTCACCGATGGTGCGCTCGGGCTGCGGCGACGTCGTGACGTCGAGCAGGCCGACGCCGTCGACGCGCTCGCCCGACGACGTTTCGTACCAGTGCCCGAGTACCTGGATGGCGGCGCAGATGGCCAGCACCGGGGCGCCACGTTCGGCAGCGCGCTGCAGACCGGGGTACTGCAGCAGGTGGCGCGTCGCGAGCCGCTGCGCGTAGTCCTCGGCGCCGCCGAGTGTGTAGAGGTCCATCGAATCCGGCACCGGGTCGTCAAGGGTGATCTCGACGATCTCGGCGTCAATTCCCCTGAGCCGCAAACGCTGTCGCAGGACGACGGCATTACCGCCGTCGCCGTAGGTGCCCATGACGTCGGGCAGGACAAGGCCAATCTGAACCGTCATGCCAGCTCCCGACTCAACTGCAGGAACGCGGTGTAGTTCGCGATCACCTCGACGTGCCCGGGCGGACAGGACTTGATGGCGGCCAGCGTGTCGTGCACCAGCGTGTGCTCGACGCCCGCATAGCCGAGCCGCACCGCGAGATCGGTGCCGCGCTCGCCGGCCGACACGATGGGTGCCGGGAAGTCCACGAAATGCTCGAAGTTCACGTCCCACAGCCAGGACAGGTCTTCGCCGTCGGGAACCTGGCCGTTCACCGAAATGACCGCTCCCGCAACATCACTGGAGACCATCGACAGCGCCTCCTGCCACCCGGCGGGATTCTTGGCCAGCAGCATGCGCACGCTGTGCTCACCGACCTGCAGGGTCCGGTACCGGCCGGCGACCTCGTCGACCGTCGACACCGCGGCCACCGCGGCGGCAGGCGACGCGCCCAGCGCGACCGCGGCGGCCACGGCCTGTGTCGCGTTGCCGCGGTTCACCGTGCCGGGCAGGGCCAGCGTCATGGGCGCGGTAAAGCCTTCCGGCCCATAGATGTTCGTCTCGTCGTACCACCACTGGGGCTGAGGGCGTGAGAAGTCGGTGCCGGTCGAATGCCAGTGCCCGTTCTCGCGGACGATGACCTCACCGCTGCGCGGACAGCTGACCGAGTCGTTGGACCAGCCGCCGCCGGCGGCGACCCAGACCACGTCGGGGCTGTCGTACGCCGCCGAGGTCACCAGGACGTCGTCGCAGTTGGCCACCACGACGGCCTTGGGGTGGCGCGCCAGTCCGGCCCGCAGGGTGCGCTCGATGTGGTTGATCTCGCCGACGCGGTCCAGCTGGTCACGGGACAGGTTGAGCAACACGATCACCGACGGGTCGACCGCGTCGGAAACGTGCGGTACGTGCATCTCGTCGACTTCGAGGGCGGCCAGTGTCGCCTTACGGGACCCAGCCAACGCGGCGATCAGCCCGGCGTCCATGTTGGCGCCCTCGATGTTGGACGCCACCGGCCCGAGAGTCGAGAGCGCCGCAGCCGTCATCCGCGTCGTCGTGGACTTGCCGTTGGTTCCGGTGACGACGACCGAACGCCGTCCGGAGCCCAGCTGACCCAGGATCGAGGGGTCCAGCTTCATGGCGACGAGCCCGCCGATCATGGCGCCGGCACCGCGGCCCGTCACGCGCGACGCCCAGCGGGCGGCTGCGCCCGCGCCGAGCGCGACGCGTCCTCGTGCGGTGATCATCCCCGGAAGTCTAGGAGGGCCGCCGCAAATGTGACGACACGTGTGAGGGTGCCCACTTACGGCAGCCGGATGCTCGGCCGCTTGCGCACGATGCCGTCGTCGAGCATCTGCTGGAAGTGATCGGTGACGGTCTGCTCGATGGGCCGATACACCAGCCCGAGCTCGCTCTGGCTGCGGCTCGCGTCGAAGACCAGCGGGTATCCGACGTTGGTGTCGACGAACTCGCGCGTCAGCCCGATGACCGGCGCGACGGCCTTCACGGCGACCTTGGGGACGTTGAGCCATGGGAACGGGTACAGCACGCCGAACTTGGCGCGCAGGATCTGGCCGATCTCCAGCAGGCTCAGCGAGGCGGCGTTGACCAGGTAGCGGTCGTGTGCGTCGGGCGTGTAGCCGGCGCGCACGTGGGCGTCGGCGACATCGCGGACGTCCACGACGCCAGAGGTCAGCTCCGGTGCGCCGGTCAGCATGGTGCCGTCGGCGAACTGCTTCATGGTGGCCAGGCTGGCCGAGTCGCTGGCGCTGGTCAGGGAGGGTCCGAGCACCAGGCCGGGGTGGATGGTGACCAGATCCCAGCGGTTCTGCGCCTTCTGGTACTTCCAGGCCTCCTGCTCGGCCACGGTCTTGGAATACGAGTACGGCTGGTGGTCGACACTGCTGGTGGTGTTCCACTGGTCCTCGGTGAAGACGCCGCCGGGGACGTCGCGGGATTCGCGGGCGTCACCGTAGATCGCCACCACGCTGCTGGTCAGCACCACGCGCTTGACGCTCTCGGTGCGGTTGACCGAATCCAGCACGTTGCGGGTGCCTTCCAGCGCGGGGCGCACGAGCGACTCCTGCGCGTCGGTGACGCCCTGCAGCAGGAACGGTGACGCGGTGTGCATGACGAGCTCGCAGCCGGCCATCGCCTCGTCGAAGCTGCCGATGTCGAGCAGATCCGCCTTGAAGAGCGTGAGCTTGCCGGGATGGTCGGCCGACAGCTTGTGCAGGTGCTCGAGGCCCGTCGGCTTCTGCGGGTTGCGCACCGTGCCGTGCACGGTATGCCCGGCTTCGAGGAGGTAGCGGACGATCCAGCTGCCGATATACCCGCTGGCGCCGGTGACGAGGACGGGGGCGTCGGGGTCGATCGTGGTCATGCCCGTGACGATAGCGTCGAGCACCTCGCCGAGGGGTTCATCTCCCACAATCCAGATTTGTTGCCGCCGGTCACGATGTGGCCGCCGGAACGTGGCGCGACAGGAAGTCGAGCTGGTCGGTGACGTTGCGTTCGAACTCCTCGCCGACATAGATGTCGAAATGGCCGGTGTCGTAGAGCTTGATCTCGCCCCGGGGTGCCTGCGCGGCGTACTTCCGGGTCGGCCCCGGCGGGGCGACGGCGTCCTGCTCGCAGATGGCGAAGAAGATCGGGCAGGTGACGTTGCGGGCCCGGCGGCCGGGGAAGTGGCGCACGATCTGCAGGGCGAAGCGCGCTGCGACGTCGCGTTCGATTTCGGCGTCCGGTGGCAAGAGGTTCTGGATCCCCGCGACCGAATCGGGTGAGGTCATCAGCGCCGTCGACCCGGGCGGTCCGTACGTCGGAACCATGACGGGATCGCGGCCGAGGAGGGCGCCGATCTGGTCGCGCACCGCGAGGGCGGTGACCTTGGCCGACGTCGACGGCGGGATGGCGAACGACGACGCGAAGCCGTCGGTGAACGGGCACTGCGCGATTGCCGCGGCAAGCCGCTTGTCCTGCGCGGCCGTGACGATCACGTGCCCGCCGCCGAACGAGGTTCCCCAGACCACGACGCGGTCGGGATCGACGCCGTCGAGGGTGTGGGCGTACGCGATGGCGCTGCGCCAGTCTTCGAGTTGCCTGTCGATATCGAGCAGCTGGCGCGGTTCGCCCGAGCTGGCGCCGAAGTGCCGGTAGTCGAAGACGACGCAGGCGTAGCCGGCGGCGGTGAAGCGCTCGGCAAAGGCGTCGAGGCGCATTTCCTTGACGCCGCCGAGACCGTGGGCCATCACGATGATCGGCCGCTTTCCGGTGGCGGGGGTTTTGGGCGTGTACAGCCAGGCGGCGCAGGTGGCGTCGCCCGACGGGAAAGTCACATCGGTGCGGGTCATGAAGCGACGATATGTAAGTAACCCCAAAATTGTAAGTATTTACAAAAGTGGTACCGGTTACACTCTGGGCGTGGCCGATCCCGGGATGACCAGAACGCAGCGACGGGCCGAGGCCAACCGTCGCGCCGTCGTCGACGCTGCCCGCGAGATCATCGCGACCGAAGGTGCGCACGGGCTGAATCTCGAGGCCGTCGCCGAGCGGGCCGACGTCGCACTGCAGACCGTCTACAACCGCGTCGGCGGGCGGGCCGCATTGCTCACCGCAGTCGCCGAGCAGGCGATGGAGGAGAACCGGGCCTACATGGACGCGGCGTACGCGGCCGACGGCACGGTGGAAGAGCGAATAATGCTGGCGGCCAACGCGTATGCCCGCTTTGCCCGCGAACGTCCGCACGAATTCCAGATCCTCGTCGAACCGCCGGACGTCCCGGACGCGGTCGACCGCATCGCCGAGCTGACCCGTACCCAGAACGCGAAACTCGCGGCCGTGCTGCGCACCGGTATCGAAGCCGGGTTGGTGAATCCCGCTCTCGACCCCGACGACCTCGCGACGATGTTCTGGGCGACCTTCAACGGTCTGCTGGCCCTGTCCTGGCGTCCGGGAGCGCTGCGGTCCGGTCCGGAAGAAATCGACCGACTGCTCGCGGCATACCTGGCCACGGTCGCAGACGGTCTGCGTGTCCGGGTCTGATCCGGCTCCGATCGGCGACACGCTGCGCTGCCCGCCAAATCTGTCGGGGGTCCGTGCCATCCTTGCCACGTGGACGAAACCAACCTCGGCTGGGGCCGACCGGCCACTGAGGCCGGCGCGGGTTGGGCTGTCGTCGACGTCGAGACATCGGGATTCGACCCCGGCCACGCCCGGGTCATCAGCGTCGCGGCGCTGGCCCTCGGAGACGACGGCAATGTGGAGCACTCGTTCAGCAGCCTGCTGAATCCCGGAGTCGATCCCGGCCCCACGCACGTGCACGGATTGACCTCCGAGATGCTGGCGGGCCAGCCGACCTTCGGTGAGGTCGTCGGCGACCTGGCCGCCGTGCTTTCCGGTCGCACGCTGGTCGCCCACAACGCCGGTTTCGACTACGCCTTCCTGGCCGCCGAGTGCGAGCGCGTCGGCGCGGTCCTGCCCGTCGACAGCGTCATGTGCACCGTCGAACTGACCCGCCGGCTCAACCTGGGCACCGAGAACCTGCGGCTGGAGACCCTCGCGACGCACTACGGCGCGACGCAGATCCGTCCGCACGACGCCCTCGACGACGCCATGGTGCTGGCCCAGATCCTCAAACCGGCACTGGCCGCGGCGCGCGAGCACCGGCGCTGGCTAC from Mycolicibacterium phocaicum includes the following:
- a CDS encoding TetR/AcrR family transcriptional regulator; this encodes MTRTQRRAEANRRAVVDAAREIIATEGAHGLNLEAVAERADVALQTVYNRVGGRAALLTAVAEQAMEENRAYMDAAYAADGTVEERIMLAANAYARFARERPHEFQILVEPPDVPDAVDRIAELTRTQNAKLAAVLRTGIEAGLVNPALDPDDLATMFWATFNGLLALSWRPGALRSGPEEIDRLLAAYLATVADGLRVRV
- a CDS encoding SDR family oxidoreductase gives rise to the protein MTTIDPDAPVLVTGASGYIGSWIVRYLLEAGHTVHGTVRNPQKPTGLEHLHKLSADHPGKLTLFKADLLDIGSFDEAMAGCELVMHTASPFLLQGVTDAQESLVRPALEGTRNVLDSVNRTESVKRVVLTSSVVAIYGDARESRDVPGGVFTEDQWNTTSSVDHQPYSYSKTVAEQEAWKYQKAQNRWDLVTIHPGLVLGPSLTSASDSASLATMKQFADGTMLTGAPELTSGVVDVRDVADAHVRAGYTPDAHDRYLVNAASLSLLEIGQILRAKFGVLYPFPWLNVPKVAVKAVAPVIGLTREFVDTNVGYPLVFDASRSQSELGLVYRPIEQTVTDHFQQMLDDGIVRKRPSIRLP
- a CDS encoding DEDDh family exonuclease; its protein translation is MDETNLGWGRPATEAGAGWAVVDVETSGFDPGHARVISVAALALGDDGNVEHSFSSLLNPGVDPGPTHVHGLTSEMLAGQPTFGEVVGDLAAVLSGRTLVAHNAGFDYAFLAAECERVGAVLPVDSVMCTVELTRRLNLGTENLRLETLATHYGATQIRPHDALDDAMVLAQILKPALAAAREHRRWLPIRNVGRKRWPSGAITHDELRPLKVLASRLPCAYANPGRFVPGQPLVQGMRVALSGEMQRTHEEVIERIVHVGLSYSDSVDAHTSLVICNDPAPAQGKGYQARELGVPLVSDAEFMALLGHVVGGSDVEEFVDRTPAGDQFMLF
- a CDS encoding alpha/beta hydrolase — protein: MTRTDVTFPSGDATCAAWLYTPKTPATGKRPIIVMAHGLGGVKEMRLDAFAERFTAAGYACVVFDYRHFGASSGEPRQLLDIDRQLEDWRSAIAYAHTLDGVDPDRVVVWGTSFGGGHVIVTAAQDKRLAAAIAQCPFTDGFASSFAIPPSTSAKVTALAVRDQIGALLGRDPVMVPTYGPPGSTALMTSPDSVAGIQNLLPPDAEIERDVAARFALQIVRHFPGRRARNVTCPIFFAICEQDAVAPPGPTRKYAAQAPRGEIKLYDTGHFDIYVGEEFERNVTDQLDFLSRHVPAATS
- a CDS encoding type 1 glutamine amidotransferase — translated: MTVQIGLVLPDVMGTYGDGGNAVVLRQRLRLRGIDAEIVEITLDDPVPDSMDLYTLGGAEDYAQRLATRHLLQYPGLQRAAERGAPVLAICAAIQVLGHWYETSSGERVDGVGLLDVTTSPQPERTIGEVTSTPVIEGLTQKLTGFENHRGGTDLGPLAKPLARVEKGAGNRAGSGYDGVVQGSVVATYLHGPCLARNPELADHLLSQVVGDLPPLELPEVDLLRTERLAAPRRA
- a CDS encoding Mur ligase family protein; this encodes MITARGRVALGAGAAARWASRVTGRGAGAMIGGLVAMKLDPSILGQLGSGRRSVVVTGTNGKSTTTRMTAAALSTLGPVASNIEGANMDAGLIAALAGSRKATLAALEVDEMHVPHVSDAVDPSVIVLLNLSRDQLDRVGEINHIERTLRAGLARHPKAVVVANCDDVLVTSAAYDSPDVVWVAAGGGWSNDSVSCPRSGEVIVRENGHWHSTGTDFSRPQPQWWYDETNIYGPEGFTAPMTLALPGTVNRGNATQAVAAAVALGASPAAAVAAVSTVDEVAGRYRTLQVGEHSVRMLLAKNPAGWQEALSMVSSDVAGAVISVNGQVPDGEDLSWLWDVNFEHFVDFPAPIVSAGERGTDLAVRLGYAGVEHTLVHDTLAAIKSCPPGHVEVIANYTAFLQLSRELA